From the genome of Sinanaerobacter sp. ZZT-01:
ACTGATGCAAATTTAGAGGTCACGCTGTGAAGCTTTGGTGTTGGCCATGCAAAGTATCCTCCTGCTGCGTCCTCGATGTAATCCGGTAAATCATAAAGGCCACCGAACATCTCATCTAGCAAGCCTTCACTAATGAGTAAATCAATCCATTCAATCTGCTCTTCATTGAATCCTTTTTCAATGATTAGGTTCTCTAAATCTTTACTTGTAAATTCAATTACATATTTAGCATATGTATCTGTCTCTTCCACTCTTGCTTTTGCTGCATCTAAAACAGCCTGTATATCACTTTCGGCATCAAGGCGAAAAAAGGAGTAAATAAGAGTTGTCGTAGTATAGTCTTTACTCTCTTTTTTCTGCCAATATCCGTCGCCTTCCTTTGATGCAATCCAAATCCACTTTTCATAATGCAGTTTAATAAAATCCACGGCAGATACAAACGGGTCAATACCGTCAAATTCATTTTCTGAGCGCACGGTATCGTAAACCAAAAGGTCTTGCCAGGTGCATCCTGCAAATTCGGCCGCAGCCTTATAATTGACCAGCATATTATCTGCAATGGCGGGCAAGCTGGAAGAGTTGGAAATCATAACGCCTACCACCGAAAATGCCAGTAGCAACGGCAGCGAAGCCACAAGCAATATTTTTTTCAGTTTCTTATTTCTTCTTGCTCTTCTTCGACTCACTTAATATGCCTTTTCCCTTCTCTTCTTTTTCACGCTTTTTCATTTCGTGATTTTCTAACTGCTTTCTTTTCCATTATTTTTTTCGGTCGCACTTTTCGCTTTCCTCGCTACGTATTTTGGTGCCATTCTCAGCGTGTTTTTTTACGGTTTGTTTTTTTCTGCCTTAAGCGCATTTACAATTCCTGCATAGCTTGATTTTTCGCCTTGTTTCTCCAATTTAGAAAAGTCATACTGGTTTACAATCTCTGCTCCGTATTTCTCAGTTACAGCATGGTAGCAATCTTCTCCCATTTCTTCGCAAAATGACTCTTAAAGAAACTGATCGGCTTTATTTTTTGCTTGTACTGCGTTTCATTCTTATCCATATGCTCAAATGTATTTTTAAATGCACCCAAATACAAAGGTCGCTCTGATCTATGTTTTGAATTAAATTAAGTTGCCTTTTCGAATGCCATCTGCCGGCGTCTTCCCATGCACACTCCCCGTTTTCATTCTAGCGGATTTTTAACTTCTAAAGCATGACTTAACTCGTAGGAAACTCGTTTTGCATGTCATTTATATTAGCCATAGCAATTTCTATTATAGGTATTCTGTGCCTAAATCCGCTCCTAAAGCTGTATGGTGCTGATGCTGAAAACAATACATATACACGTGAGTATACAAGCGTTATGTTTCTTGGGACAATATGTTTTGTTTTAGCACAATCAATGAACAGTCTTGTTAGAGGTATGGGATATGCAAAACGTTCATTGATCAATTTTATTTCTAGCATTATTGTAAATCTGATTTTGGATGCTATATTCATTTTCATATTTAATTGGGGAGTAAAGGGTGCGGCATTTGCAACCATTATCGGAAATTTGCTTTGTGCTGTGCTTGCTATTCAATTCTTGTATTCAAAGAAAAATACTATCAGACTACGTGTCCCAAATTTAAGATTGGATAAAGAGATTGTTAGTAAGATTCTTTCAATCGGTATTTCCGGTTTTATCGGGCAGTTTGCATTAAGCTTAGTAGCTTTAGTTTTTAATCACGTTTGCAGAATTTATGGCGGTAGCACCGCTGTAGCAGCCTACAGCATTATTTCAACTATTTTTATGCTAGTTTACATGCCGTTAATCGGATTAGGACAAGGAATACAACCAATTGTTGGATACAACTATGGTGCAAAAATTTATTTCCGTGTTAGAGGGACAGCACTAAAAGCATTTCAGTATAGTAATAATGGAGCGACGGTATAATTTTGATTTTTCATAACTCTGAATACTGCCATCTTGTACCTCTATTTCTTTTATGTAATAAAAAAAGATTGCTTTTCTCCTGCAATCTCTGTAATATAATCCTATAAAATTCTTTATTTTTCAATACTTTCCGTTTGTTTGGTTTATTTCACGCATCATTAGCACTGCAAATTGCCATTCCTTTTAATAAATTTTCTACGCTCTGCGTTTCGCCGGCTTCCATATACATTTGACTGCCGCCCATACTAGCTGCACGCTCACTAATTGTCACCTCATCACGCAACTTGATCTGCCCATTCTCTACTGCTTCTAACGACAGCAACATCGTCATAATCTTCGTTACACTAGCCGGAGGTAACTGTTCGTGACTATTCTGTTCATAAATTACCATTCCCGAATCAGCATCTAAAAGCACGGCTGATTTCGCATCAATTTTAAGACTCCCCTCCGCAACATCCGTATTTATTTCTACGGCAGATGGTGCCGCAGTAGTTTCTTTCTTTACAGATGATTCCATAAAAGGCAATCTCCAAAAATGAGAAAATGAAACGACAAAAGTAAAAATAATAGCGAAAATTAATACTGCTGACAAAGCCAACGGCATTCCTTTTTTCTTTTTATATAAATTCAACCTAAACCCCCCTCACTCTCTTTCTCTCTAAAAGATATTGTGGAATCAGGAATTTTAGACCAAAGGAAGATAAATTCCGTAGGAATAATCATGACCGCTGGTATTAACAGCGGTCATGATCATTGTTCTTCAATTTTACTACGCAGGACTAATTATACATTCCATTCTGAGCCATATAATTATAAATTTGCTCACCATGCTCTTGTTCTTCTTTTTGTATATGATTTAAAACCTGCCGCATATTTGGATCCTTAAATTCAAATATAGCGGTATTATACGTAGAAGATACAAATTTCTCAGTGGAAAGAGCATCTGTACATAAATAACAATCACTTTGTGAAGTATTAGATGCATTTCCTTGTGGTTGCGATTGCGATTGTGCAAGTACCTGGGACTGCATCGTAGACTGTGACTGTGTAGGCTGCTGCATAGCATTCTGTGCCTGACTCATTGCCTGCATTTGCGGCTTTTGCTGATCCGTGTTCATTGTCGGAACCGTTCCGCTCAACATTTGATTAATTGTGTTAAGATGCTCTTGCTCTTTGCTTTCTAATTCCTTAAACAATGCCTTTAACTGCGGATCGGATGCTTGAGATGCATATTTATTATATTTTTCTATGCAAATCTCTTCATGTTTTTTCTCATCTTGCAATAATGTCGTTTCTTTTTGTGTTAATGTGCTCATATAAATCACCTCAAACTTAATATGCACCGTATTATTAAAAAAATGTATCTCTTTTGAATATTTCTCCCTCAAATATAAATAATAAAAAATGAGGTGCAGCCATGGATAACAAAAAACAGATTTATGAATTGATCAATCAAAATTTAATGACAAATAACACGCCATCCCACTTTATGAATCATTTTATTGAATCGGATTGCTGTAAGGAATACCCTTTTTCAATATTTTTATCCATGCAGTCAACAAAGCAATCTCCACTTTATCATCCAGAAGGCAGTGTTTGGAATCATACGATGCTTGTTATTGATGAAGCTGCTAAAAGAAAAAAACAAAGCCGTAATCCTTCGGTTTTCATGTGGGCGGCTCTCCTTCATGATATCGGGAAACCCTCCACAACAAAGATAAAAAAAGGGAAAATTATCTCTTATAAGCATGATATAGCTGGAGCTGAATTAGCGTATAATTTTTTGTCCGCATTTACGAAAGATACACACTTTATAAATCAAGTATGTTCCTTAATCAAATATCATATGCACATCTTATTTGTGATTAAAGATCTGCCATTTTCTGATCTAGAAGGATTAAGAAAAAATGCAAACATTACTGAAGTCGCTCTACTGGGTTTATGTGACAGGCTCGGAAGAACCAATGCGAATTTAGCAGAAGAAGAAAAAAATATTCAATTATTTTTAGATAAATTAAATATAAAAAAGGAAAGGAGTTCGATTATGGCTAAGGCAGGCATGAAAAGACCAGATCCCAAAGAACCTCATGGCACAGAAAGTAACCACAAAACACACATACCCAAAAATGATACTGACCCAGTACCGGAAATTCAAGGAAAAGCAAAAAGTGGAAAAACAAAAGCTAAGCCCATATAAAAAAAGTCTGTAAATTTTGTTTTAAAGCTTTGTATGCATTCCATCATGCGCAGCGTTCGTATATGGAAAAATTTCTCTCGCTGATTCAACATAATCGTCTGGATTTCTTAAAGCAGGACTATAGTGTGTAAGCCATAGTTCCTTCACACAAGCTTTTTTTGCGATATATGCACTTTCATGAAACAGCATATGCCCCTTGCCTTCAAATTTTTTTTGCATGTCACGTTCTCCGTGCATTCCCTCACAAACAAATAAATCTGCATCTTTTGCAAGATTTATCATTGAATCATTCGATGAAGTATCTGTGCAATAACAAAGCTTAATCGGATTACGCACTCCATCCAAAACCGATTGCGGATCAATAATACGCCCGTCGTCTAATTTCACGGCCATTCCTGTGTGCAAAATTCTAAAGAACTTTTTTGGTACTCCCAGTTTGTCCGCCTTTTGTGGGTTAAATATCGGTTTTCTTTTCCATATAATGCTATATCCATAACATGGAATACTATGCGTTAATGAAGCATACATCAACTCAGATCCATCAATTTTAAATACATTTTTATCACCTTTTAATTCAATTATTTCTATCGGATAAGGTATAACCGGCGCAATCACTGTTAAAGCATTAAAGATGCCTTTCAACCCCGATGGCCCTATAAGTGTTAACGGTGTTTTTTTTCCATGGTTTCCAAGCGTGAGCAGCAGCCCAGGAAGTCCTGCTATATGATCTGCATGAAAATGTGTAAATAATATCGTATTTAAATGGCTTATTTTACAACCGCTTTCTTTTAATGCAATTTGCGTTCCTTCTCCGCAATCAATTAATATCGCTTTCCCTTGATGTTCAACCCAGCAGCAACTAAGCCACCGTTCTTTTTGCGGAATCATACCTCCTGTACCCGGCAGGTATACATCAATCATTTGATTTGCTCCTTTACATTCACACCGTTTTACTTACTGGTACGATTCAAAAAAATCTCGCAAGTCATGCTTTACATCTTCTGGCAGAGAGCTTTTCTTTATTCCTCTTATGGCGCCTTCTAACCCATATAGCCTATGAATACAGGCTGAAGGATCCGTTTCTCGGATTTTTAACCAAGCCGCTTTACTTCCAACTGCCTTTAATTCTTCTATTGTTTTAATTCCTGCATTCTCTAATTGCATTTCTACAATTCTACCTATATTGGGTAATTTTGATAATTCTCTCATGTAAAGCTCCTCGTTTCAACTAACTGTAGTTTTTCATTAATGGTTCTTCTAAGCTCTCACCCTTTTGTCCATCTATACTGTCCAATGATTGCATCTCGCATCAGAGCATCTTCTTCCATTTTTGGCTGCCCTGCATTATGAATGATATTATATTCGAAGCTATGGGACCCTGCTGATCCAAACGATTTTGCTATAAAAATATATTATACTGACGGATTATCTATTTTACAATCGAAGAAAAATTCAAGAGTTACTGTTTATAATTTATCTCCTGACGAAGAAATAACTTACTCTATTGAAAATTATTATATAAAAGGTTATGATGATTTATACAAATCATTAAAATTTATGAAATAAAATATTTAAATCACACTTTCCTTGGCATCAATATTTTCTGTGTTGTTTTCCACGTCATTTAGAGTCTTTTTCTCATTAATTTTAATCGGTGTTCTCTTTCTCTCATCGATATATCGATACAGCACTAAGGAAGACTCTGCACGTGTCAAAGTACCTTGTGGTTTAAACGTGCCATCACTATAACCGGAAAGAATGCCTGCTGCATAAGACTTGATAATCTGATAGCTGTACTTTGTAGTGCTTTCTACATCCTTGACCATCGCCTCAATCTTTGAGTAGTTTTCAATTCCGGTCTTTTCCAATCCATTACTTATGATGAGCGCCATATCACTTCTAGGAATCGGCTGATCGAGCATAGTAATATCGATCTCTGATTCCTCAAATAAACTCAGTTCCAACCCTTCTTTATAGTAGTTATGTGCCCAATGGTGCGGCTTTTCCGCTACCTTCAATACTTCTCCTGTTACTGCTACCACCATCATTTTAATGAACTCACCATAAGTCACTGTACTTTGAGGCTTAAAACTCGAGTCTGGGTAGCCTTTCATAACATCCTTATCTGACATGGCCTGAATAGATTCATAAGCCCAATTGGTTGCTTTCAGGTCTTTATATGTTTGCTGTTTCACAGCGTAAACTGCTGAAGTTGTAAAGAGCAGTATCGCCGTCAATGTAATAACAGATATCTTTTTCATTTAAAATTTTCCCCCTATGCTTTATAATCAAGCGATTGTTTTCTTCTATTACTCATCTCAATCGCATTCTTTTCTCTAACTTAAACTACACGCTATCCCCTCGTTCTCTTTTCCGTAAATTTATGATTAGAAATTCTATTGTTCTATTTTTATCCTACCTTGAAATTGTTTGTAATTCAAGAAAAATATTTTAAAATCCATAAGACTTGAATTTAAAAAACACTCGCTTTTATCATTTTGTTCTTAAGGTTTTTACATTTTACATTTTACATATTATTGTAAACCTTTTAAGTTGTTTGTTAGAAAATCATTCCTATGAAATTACGATCTAATTCTTTATTTCAACTCTACAGTGTGTCACTTCGATCGGCTGCATCTCTTTAAATCCAACATATATATATATAAAGTGGAAATGCTGGAATCAAAAACTTCTTATTTCCACAAGGTGTATCAGGGTGATAACAGTAAAAGATTTTTTCTTTGAAAGCTAAGGAAATAAAATTTCTTTTCTGTTATACTTACTATAAGGATTATCGCTTGGTGGCGGATCACTTTCCCTGAAGGGGGGTGATGCAATGATTACATACTCTGAATTATTTCAATTTGGATTATTAATTGTAGCAGTCATTTCTCTGTGTTTACACAGTAAGAAATAACGAAAGCCACCTAAAAAAGGTGGCTCATTCTATCTAGGATCTGCCGCCCTACCAAAAGCGGTAATCCTTTTCTTATCTAATATATATCATAGTTCTCAACTTTGTGCAAGAGAAAAAAGGCTAAAAGCCCTTATATTGTCCAAAAAGCATAATACTTAAAACTGCACAAACAACAGCCTCCCCAAAACCTCCCGTTCGAATCGACAAAAGGTTAAATCGTTTTCGCGATATAGGATATAACCACATGACTCCTTGTACATTAAGTGTATCTAAGATTAAATGAGACAGCATCCCAGGGATGAATCCATTAAAAAATAACACTATCCTATATAATTCTGCTGCTTCTTGTATCCAAATTGGAGTAAAAAAAGATATGAACGCCCATGTAATCAGAATAAATAATGGTGTATGCAAAAAGCCTCTATGCTTAAATAATCTGGAAATGATCGTGCCCGCAAGCGGTACTTTATTTGTAATCCAGCTTTTTGGGTGATCTATATCTGGAAATAATGATCCCAATACTGCTCCTGTCATTATTATGCTTTCTTGAACTGGCTCATGGACCCCTACTGCTGAAATAACAGCAAATCCTGCAGCAACTCCTCCTAATGCGTGCGTTATATAATTCATTTTTTTCGTACCTCTTCTGCTAATTTTATTTCATATACAAGATATCTTGCTTCTACTCGGATAATTTTTTACTTAGCGGGATAAAATGGCTCTAACAGAGCATATTGATTATGCGGTTATTAAATTTCACCCTTTAATTCTAATCTTTTTCTTATAACATGATTTATCTACAATTTTTAGAAACACATTGTGCGTCCTATTATAATATCAATTATTTATGCTTTATTCTCAAATTCAAAAGGCTTAAAAATAAAACATAAACAAAAAAATAAGATGCGACATACTGCATCTTTGGTATTAAATTTTCGTTTAATATCACTGCCTAATAAAAATTTAGTAAAAAGCCTACCTTTTTGAAGCAGCAAATTAAAAGTTCCTATAAAAAATTTTATTTTTGAATCGGAGAAAGGCTTGATTTTATAATTGATTTTCCCTTTTATAACTCTTATTTAATCTGTATTTTATCGAAGCCTTTTATTAATTATAGCACTTTTCCATATACATTCCAAGCGATGTATTCTGCACCTATGGATTTTTAACACTCTCCATTTAGATTCACGATAAAAAGGTCAGAGTCTGCTCAGAAAAGCTGGACTCTGACCTTTTAAACAAATACTTATACAAACTGACCTAGCTTATTTAGCAACTTCAAATTCTTTTCGTATACGAGCAAGAAGCTCTTTATCTGTAAGAACATCATATGCAGTAAGTGCCATCGTGCATGCACCTCGGAAGAGTAGCTCTTTTCCTTCATCAGTTACCGTACGATCTGCAAATTCTCTTGAATGAATTACTAATGAAGAATCGTTAAATCCAATCCAGCCATGAACACAAGGTGCCTTATAGCTTACATTTCCCAAATCCAAAGAACCAATGCCAGCTTCCGCAGGCTTTACATGATCTCCAAGTGCCTCTTGATTTGCAGTAAATGCTTCTAATAACGCATGATTGGTTACTAGATCGTAATAAGTTGCTTCAAAATGTGACATTTCCAAGCGTGCACCTGTCATTAAAGCAGCACCTTCTGCAATCTTTTTTACACGTTCTATCGCAGCTTCTGCAGTCGCTTTTTTCTTTGCACGAATATAGAAGCGCGCTTCTGCAAAATCGGGAACAATATTAGGTGCCGATCCTCCATTTGAAATGTATCCGTGAAACTGCACATCATTTGGAACATGCTGACGCATTGCATTAATTCCGTTATAAAGTAAAATCACCGCATCCAGTGCATTGATTCCTTCTTCCGGAGAAGCAGCTGCGTGCGCAGCCTTTCCATAATACTGAAACTGCAAAGGTATCAAAGTGAGAGAAGAGCCGCTTTCTTCAGAAACCGGAGCGGGATGTGCCATCATGGCAATAGAAGCATCGTCAAAAGCACCACGTTCAGCCATCTCAACCTTTGCACCACTTGTTTCTTCCGCCGGCGTTCCAAAAACAACAACCTTTCCTCCAATTTCAGGAAGAATCGGTTTCAAAGCAACTGCAGCGAGAAATGCCATTGAACAAATCAGATTATGACCACATCCATGTCCAATATCCGGTAATGCATCATATTCTGCACATAAAACAATATTAGCTCCTTCTTTCCCACTATCGTAAGTAGCTTTAAAAGCAGTTGGAATTTCATAAATATTTCTTTCTACCTCAAATCCAACTTCTTTAAAAGCATTACATAGTGCTTCGCAAGCTTTTACTTCCTGATATCCCAGCTCAGGATTTTCATATAAATAATTCGCTATTTGAAAGGCATCGTTAAGATACTCTTTCGCATTTTTTTTAATACGTTCCTTCATAGCTCACTCCTTTTAAGTGCTTAAAAATTAAAATGGTCCAAAATTTGTCATCTGTGCAATTATAACAAATATTGCACCTATAGTATATTGCAAACAGATGAGAGGAAGTATCCATTTTGCCCATTTCGTCCAAGGAATTTTAGCAAGTGCCAATCCTGCCATAAAGTAACCAGAGGTCGGTGTAAATATATTAGAAATCCCATCCCCTAATTGAAATGCCAAACAAGCCGTTTGTCTTGTAACACCTACTAGATCTGCTAATGGTGCCATAATTGGAATTGATACAGCCGCTTGTCCGCTTCCTGAAGGTACAATAAAGTTTAAGAAACACTGGAAAATGTACATTCCAACTGCAGTTACCGCTGCCGGAAGTTTCCCTAAGAAAGTTGCAGCACCATAAAGAATTGGGTGTATGATGTTTCCATCTGTCATAACGACAAGAATTCCTCTGGCAAATCCAACGATCAACGCACCAGCCGCTACATCAGCCATTCCTTTTCCCAAAGAATTTGCAAATCCATTAAAACCTAACCGTCCAATTGCAGCTACAATCATAGCCATCCCCAAGAAGAGTGCAGCAATCTCATTCATATACCATCCGTATTTTATAACACCATAAATTAAAAGAACAATGGATGCAGCAAATACCAATAAAATCAGTTTTTCTCTTCCCCCAAATTCATGCAGATTAGACAAATCAAGCTTATCTTCCCGCGCGACGTCAACATCGTACATCGAGGATAATTTTGGATCTTTTTTTACCTTTCTTGCATAAAGGATGACAAAAGTAATGGTCACAACCAGCATGCAGATATATAAAGCGATACGAAGTGTCATTCCAGAGAATAACGGTAACCCTGCAATTCCCTGTGCAACCCCGATTGTAAACGGGTTCATAAAAGCTCCGGCAAAGCCGCAGCCTGCTCCGCATAAGACCATAGCCGTCCCTGTCATCGAGTCAAAACCCATCGCAACTGCCAAACTGACCATAATTGGTATAAACGGCAATGTCTCCTCTGCCATACCAATAATTGCTCCGCCTAAAGAAAATGCAATCATAATTGCAGGTATAATAATAATTTCACTTCCGGATAAAGCTTTCGTAAGACGTCCAAGTCCAGCTTCAATTGCTCCGGTATCCTGTAAAACAGTAAAGCTCCCCCCTACAATAAAAATAAAGAAAATAATACTGGCACTTTCAACCATTCCTCTCGGTATGGAAGTAAGGAACCCCATCAGATTTACAGGGGTATTTTCAACATTTTGGAAAGAAGATGGATCAACAACCTCTCTCCCGCTTTCAAGAGTCATCATTTGATACTGTCCGGCCGGAATGATATAAGTAAGCACAGAACAAACTAAAATAATACCAATTAATAAGATATAAACGTGCGGTACTTGTAATTTCTTTTTCGTTTCCATATTAAAGGCCTCCTCTTAAGTGTAATTTTTTTTTAATTCCGAAGAAATAAACTGGCCAAGTCGATCATTGATAAGTTTTCCGTCTTTCAATGCAATACTCCCATTCAGGAGCACAAAATTAATTCCGATTGGCGCAACCGTAATATCCTCAAAAGTTGCTCCATCCATAATAATTTTTGGATCAAATATAGTTAGGTCTGCATCAAATCCTTCCTGAATTTGCCCCTTCTGATTTAATCCTAATCGCTTCGCTGGTTCAAACGTCATCTTGCGCAATGCATTAATCATAGAGATACATTTTGTTTCTCTCACATACCGCCCAAGTACTCTTGGAAAAGTCCCGGCTGCTCTAGGATGCCCATTCCCATTATTAATAATCCCATCGCTTGCAATCATCCCATATGGATTAGAAATCGCCTCAGAAATTTCTTCTTCATTCATGACAAATGCAACTGCCAACATTTGCGGATGTTCACTTCTCGCCTTTACAAACAGTTCTTTATCACAAAAACAGTTTTTATATGGCTCATCCGTCAAAAGTATATCCTCATAGCTTTTATTCCAGCGTTCAAAGCATCCCTCATTAAAAACAGCTGAACCAATACTAGTTGAAAAAGCATTGTACGGATAGGTGTCGTAATCTAATTTTGGATTTTCTACAATTGCATCATTGATTTCCTTTAATGCATCCTTCATTTGTCCCATTGCAGAACAGCTACTCAAATGTGAAATTTGGAACTTTTTCTTTGATACCTTTGCAATCTCAATCATTTCCCTAATTGCATCCGAAGATCCTGCTGAATCTTCACGATAATGCATCGATACAAAGATATCATCATAAGTCAGCTCATTTAGCACCTTAATAACTTCATCAAAGGTAATCCCAGGATCGTATTCCAATCCAAAAGAAACTCCAAATGCGCCATCTTCAATTTCCTTTTTAATCTTTTTAGAAATTTCTGATACAAGGATCTCCGGTGTTTCCTCATAGCGCCCCATTCCTGCTTGAGTACGCATGCTGTTATAGCCGGCAAGCAGCATATAATTCACTGGGGCTCCACCCAAACGTGAGATTGTTTTTTTAAAGCTTCTTACACTTTGATGCTGTAAACCACAGTTTCCGCCTAAGCAAGTCGTAACCCCCATTTTCAACATCATCTCTGAAATAACATACCGCTCCCCTTCATTGATAAAATCTTCTTCATGCATGTGAATATCAATAAAACCGGGAGAAACAACCTTTCCCTCAGCAGAAATAACTTGCTTCGCAGATTCTGTAACCTTTCCTATTTTCAAAATTTTTCCATCTTTGATACCAATGTCACCATTGAGCATTTCGCCTTTCTCATAATCAGGGTACTGTGCAGATTTGATGAGGATGTCTAACATGATATCCCTCCTTTCTTATTCAATTAATCTTTTCTTATGCTTTGCAATCGATATATGATTACACACTTCCAAAAGTCCACAATGTGGAATGGGGTCAGTATATGGACTTTTATGTAGTATATCACTTGCTCCGCACAACGTCAATAAAAATAAGACTGATTTATCAGACTTTTTATTTATTATCTTAGAGGAAAATGTGCGTTAATGATATCTGATAATCATGCAAACCTAAAATACTAATATGAAAACCAACATTTTTATAAAAAACCTATTATATAAGCATCATGGGGCTAAACGAAAGGAGAAT
Proteins encoded in this window:
- a CDS encoding M23 family metallopeptidase, with the translated sequence MSRRRARRNKKLKKILLVASLPLLLAFSVVGVMISNSSSLPAIADNMLVNYKAAAEFAGCTWQDLLVYDTVRSENEFDGIDPFVSAVDFIKLHYEKWIWIASKEGDGYWQKKESKDYTTTTLIYSFFRLDAESDIQAVLDAAKARVEETDTYAKYVIEFTSKDLENLIIEKGFNEEQIEWIDLLISEGLLDEMFGGLYDLPDYIEDAAGGYFAWPTPKLHSVTSKFASVRVHPVLGMKRAHNGVDISGSNAMGSPVIAIEGGTVIYVDMAGGERGINIKVQHKIGDDVWISRYQHLSAVKAAVGDEVTRGTVIGAVGNTGIGTGAHLHIELIYNGVLIDPLPLIQE
- a CDS encoding MATE family efflux transporter; this translates as MSFILAIAISIIGILCLNPLLKLYGADAENNTYTREYTSVMFLGTICFVLAQSMNSLVRGMGYAKRSLINFISSIIVNLILDAIFIFIFNWGVKGAAFATIIGNLLCAVLAIQFLYSKKNTIRLRVPNLRLDKEIVSKILSIGISGFIGQFALSLVALVFNHVCRIYGGSTAVAAYSIISTIFMLVYMPLIGLGQGIQPIVGYNYGAKIYFRVRGTALKAFQYSNNGATV
- a CDS encoding D-alanyl-D-alanine carboxypeptidase family protein, producing the protein MNLYKKKKGMPLALSAVLIFAIIFTFVVSFSHFWRLPFMESSVKKETTAAPSAVEINTDVAEGSLKIDAKSAVLLDADSGMVIYEQNSHEQLPPASVTKIMTMLLSLEAVENGQIKLRDEVTISERAASMGGSQMYMEAGETQSVENLLKGMAICSANDA
- a CDS encoding spore coat protein; this encodes MSTLTQKETTLLQDEKKHEEICIEKYNKYASQASDPQLKALFKELESKEQEHLNTINQMLSGTVPTMNTDQQKPQMQAMSQAQNAMQQPTQSQSTMQSQVLAQSQSQPQGNASNTSQSDCYLCTDALSTEKFVSSTYNTAIFEFKDPNMRQVLNHIQKEEQEHGEQIYNYMAQNGMYN
- a CDS encoding ribonuclease Z, producing MIDVYLPGTGGMIPQKERWLSCCWVEHQGKAILIDCGEGTQIALKESGCKISHLNTILFTHFHADHIAGLPGLLLTLGNHGKKTPLTLIGPSGLKGIFNALTVIAPVIPYPIEIIELKGDKNVFKIDGSELMYASLTHSIPCYGYSIIWKRKPIFNPQKADKLGVPKKFFRILHTGMAVKLDDGRIIDPQSVLDGVRNPIKLCYCTDTSSNDSMINLAKDADLFVCEGMHGERDMQKKFEGKGHMLFHESAYIAKKACVKELWLTHYSPALRNPDDYVESAREIFPYTNAAHDGMHTKL
- a CDS encoding TfoX/Sxy family protein; its protein translation is MRELSKLPNIGRIVEMQLENAGIKTIEELKAVGSKAAWLKIRETDPSACIHRLYGLEGAIRGIKKSSLPEDVKHDLRDFFESYQ
- a CDS encoding S-layer homology domain-containing protein; its protein translation is MKKISVITLTAILLFTTSAVYAVKQQTYKDLKATNWAYESIQAMSDKDVMKGYPDSSFKPQSTVTYGEFIKMMVVAVTGEVLKVAEKPHHWAHNYYKEGLELSLFEESEIDITMLDQPIPRSDMALIISNGLEKTGIENYSKIEAMVKDVESTTKYSYQIIKSYAAGILSGYSDGTFKPQGTLTRAESSLVLYRYIDERKRTPIKINEKKTLNDVENNTENIDAKESVI
- a CDS encoding putative holin-like toxin — translated: MITYSELFQFGLLIVAVISLCLHSKK
- a CDS encoding metal-dependent hydrolase — protein: MNYITHALGGVAAGFAVISAVGVHEPVQESIIMTGAVLGSLFPDIDHPKSWITNKVPLAGTIISRLFKHRGFLHTPLFILITWAFISFFTPIWIQEAAELYRIVLFFNGFIPGMLSHLILDTLNVQGVMWLYPISRKRFNLLSIRTGGFGEAVVCAVLSIMLFGQYKGF
- a CDS encoding M20 family metallopeptidase: MKERIKKNAKEYLNDAFQIANYLYENPELGYQEVKACEALCNAFKEVGFEVERNIYEIPTAFKATYDSGKEGANIVLCAEYDALPDIGHGCGHNLICSMAFLAAVALKPILPEIGGKVVVFGTPAEETSGAKVEMAERGAFDDASIAMMAHPAPVSEESGSSLTLIPLQFQYYGKAAHAAASPEEGINALDAVILLYNGINAMRQHVPNDVQFHGYISNGGSAPNIVPDFAEARFYIRAKKKATAEAAIERVKKIAEGAALMTGARLEMSHFEATYYDLVTNHALLEAFTANQEALGDHVKPAEAGIGSLDLGNVSYKAPCVHGWIGFNDSSLVIHSREFADRTVTDEGKELLFRGACTMALTAYDVLTDKELLARIRKEFEVAK
- a CDS encoding YfcC family protein; this encodes METKKKLQVPHVYILLIGIILVCSVLTYIIPAGQYQMMTLESGREVVDPSSFQNVENTPVNLMGFLTSIPRGMVESASIIFFIFIVGGSFTVLQDTGAIEAGLGRLTKALSGSEIIIIPAIMIAFSLGGAIIGMAEETLPFIPIMVSLAVAMGFDSMTGTAMVLCGAGCGFAGAFMNPFTIGVAQGIAGLPLFSGMTLRIALYICMLVVTITFVILYARKVKKDPKLSSMYDVDVAREDKLDLSNLHEFGGREKLILLVFAASIVLLIYGVIKYGWYMNEIAALFLGMAMIVAAIGRLGFNGFANSLGKGMADVAAGALIVGFARGILVVMTDGNIIHPILYGAATFLGKLPAAVTAVGMYIFQCFLNFIVPSGSGQAAVSIPIMAPLADLVGVTRQTACLAFQLGDGISNIFTPTSGYFMAGLALAKIPWTKWAKWILPLICLQYTIGAIFVIIAQMTNFGPF